Proteins found in one Acanthopagrus latus isolate v.2019 chromosome 3, fAcaLat1.1, whole genome shotgun sequence genomic segment:
- the usf2 gene encoding upstream stimulatory factor 2 isoform X2, whose translation MDMLEQSLDSSASHDKQETEEVVQLQEGETVGTEEQTAVTITGVPQAAFAEHNVQYQFRTENSGGQVTYRVVQVTDDQLEATADGTGAVSVVSAAAFAGAPQAVAQAVIQNPFSNGGSPGGETVGGETRFAYFPAATVSDGTAVSVQATADPTITQAGGQFYVMMSPPEVLQTTAPRTIAPRTHTYTADLGESEMLQHGSSNWKVEGPRAPRDERRRAQHNEVERRRRDKINNWIVTLSKIIPDCSVDSRTGASKGGILSKACDYIRELRQSNQRLQESYKEVERVEMDNELLRQQIEELKNDNALLRAQLQQHGVEVNGDATPQ comes from the exons ATGGATATGCTGGAGCAGAGTCTGGACAGCTCGGCGAG tcacgacaaacaggaaacagaagaggTGGTGCAGCTACAGGAAG gagaGACGGTGGGGACGGAGGAGCAGACTGCAGTGACCATCACCGGCGTCCCGCAGGCTGCGTTCGCTGAGCACAATGTGCAGTACCAGTTCCGCACAGAGAACAGCGGAGGGCAG GTGACCTATCGTGTGGTCCAGGTGACAGATGATCAGTTAGAAGCAACAGCTGACGGGACCGGCGCCGTCAGCGTCGTCTCTGCCGCGGCGTTTGCCGGAGCCCCTCAGGCAGTGGCACAG GCTGTCATCCAGAACCCTTTCAGCAATGGGGGCAGTCCTGGCGGGGAGACTGTGGGAGGAGAGACACGTTTCGCCTATTTCCCGGCGGCCACCGTCAGCGATGGAACTGCCGTGTCGGTGCAGGCCACCGCCGACCCAACGATCACGCAGGCAGGAG GTCAGTTTTACGTGATGATGAGCCCCCCGGAGGTGCTGCAGACGACGGCCCCTCGCACCATCgccccacgcacacacacctacactgC AGACCTTGGTGAAAGCGAGATGTTGCAGCATGGCAGTTCAAACTG gAAGGTGGAGGGTCCACGGGCGCCCAGAGATGAGAGGCGACGAGCACAGCACAATGAAG tggagagaagaagaagagacaagaTTAACAACTGGATCGTCACGCTTTCAAAAATCATCCCTGACTGCAGCGTCGACAGCAGAACTGGAGCG AGTAAAGGAGGCATCCTGTCCAAAGCCTGCGACTACATCCGAGAGCTGCGCCAGAGTAACCAGCGACTGCAGGAGAGCTACAAAGAGGTGGAGCGGGTCGAGATGGACAACGAGCTACTTAGACAACAG ATTGAAGAACTGAAGAATGATAATGCACTGCTTCGAGCACAGCTACAGCAGCACGGCGTAGAAGTCAACGGGGATGCAACGCCACAGTGA
- the usf2 gene encoding upstream stimulatory factor 2 isoform X1, which produces MDMLEQSLDSSASHDKQETEEVVQLQEGETVGTEEQTAVTITGVPQAAFAEHNVQYQFRTENSGGQVTYRVVQVTDDQLEATADGTGAVSVVSAAAFAGAPQAVAQAVIQNPFSNGGSPGGETVGGETRFAYFPAATVSDGTAVSVQATADPTITQAGGQFYVMMSPPEVLQTTAPRTIAPRTHTYTADLGESEMLQHGSSNWKVEGPRAPRDERRRAQHNEVERRRRDKINNWIVTLSKIIPDCSVDSRTGAVSASESKGGILSKACDYIRELRQSNQRLQESYKEVERVEMDNELLRQQIEELKNDNALLRAQLQQHGVEVNGDATPQ; this is translated from the exons ATGGATATGCTGGAGCAGAGTCTGGACAGCTCGGCGAG tcacgacaaacaggaaacagaagaggTGGTGCAGCTACAGGAAG gagaGACGGTGGGGACGGAGGAGCAGACTGCAGTGACCATCACCGGCGTCCCGCAGGCTGCGTTCGCTGAGCACAATGTGCAGTACCAGTTCCGCACAGAGAACAGCGGAGGGCAG GTGACCTATCGTGTGGTCCAGGTGACAGATGATCAGTTAGAAGCAACAGCTGACGGGACCGGCGCCGTCAGCGTCGTCTCTGCCGCGGCGTTTGCCGGAGCCCCTCAGGCAGTGGCACAG GCTGTCATCCAGAACCCTTTCAGCAATGGGGGCAGTCCTGGCGGGGAGACTGTGGGAGGAGAGACACGTTTCGCCTATTTCCCGGCGGCCACCGTCAGCGATGGAACTGCCGTGTCGGTGCAGGCCACCGCCGACCCAACGATCACGCAGGCAGGAG GTCAGTTTTACGTGATGATGAGCCCCCCGGAGGTGCTGCAGACGACGGCCCCTCGCACCATCgccccacgcacacacacctacactgC AGACCTTGGTGAAAGCGAGATGTTGCAGCATGGCAGTTCAAACTG gAAGGTGGAGGGTCCACGGGCGCCCAGAGATGAGAGGCGACGAGCACAGCACAATGAAG tggagagaagaagaagagacaagaTTAACAACTGGATCGTCACGCTTTCAAAAATCATCCCTGACTGCAGCGTCGACAGCAGAACTGGAGCGGTGAGTGCCTCAGAG AGTAAAGGAGGCATCCTGTCCAAAGCCTGCGACTACATCCGAGAGCTGCGCCAGAGTAACCAGCGACTGCAGGAGAGCTACAAAGAGGTGGAGCGGGTCGAGATGGACAACGAGCTACTTAGACAACAG ATTGAAGAACTGAAGAATGATAATGCACTGCTTCGAGCACAGCTACAGCAGCACGGCGTAGAAGTCAACGGGGATGCAACGCCACAGTGA
- the usf2 gene encoding upstream stimulatory factor 2 isoform X4: MDMLEQSLDSSASHDKQETEEVVQLQEGETVGTEEQTAVTITGVPQAAFAEHNVQYQFRTENSGGQVTYRVVQVTDDQLEATADGTGAVSVVSAAAFAGAPQAVAQAVIQNPFSNGGSPGGETVGGETRFAYFPAATVSDGTAVSVQATADPTITQAGGQFYVMMSPPEVLQTTAPRTIAPRTHTYTAKVEGPRAPRDERRRAQHNEVERRRRDKINNWIVTLSKIIPDCSVDSRTGASKGGILSKACDYIRELRQSNQRLQESYKEVERVEMDNELLRQQIEELKNDNALLRAQLQQHGVEVNGDATPQ, from the exons ATGGATATGCTGGAGCAGAGTCTGGACAGCTCGGCGAG tcacgacaaacaggaaacagaagaggTGGTGCAGCTACAGGAAG gagaGACGGTGGGGACGGAGGAGCAGACTGCAGTGACCATCACCGGCGTCCCGCAGGCTGCGTTCGCTGAGCACAATGTGCAGTACCAGTTCCGCACAGAGAACAGCGGAGGGCAG GTGACCTATCGTGTGGTCCAGGTGACAGATGATCAGTTAGAAGCAACAGCTGACGGGACCGGCGCCGTCAGCGTCGTCTCTGCCGCGGCGTTTGCCGGAGCCCCTCAGGCAGTGGCACAG GCTGTCATCCAGAACCCTTTCAGCAATGGGGGCAGTCCTGGCGGGGAGACTGTGGGAGGAGAGACACGTTTCGCCTATTTCCCGGCGGCCACCGTCAGCGATGGAACTGCCGTGTCGGTGCAGGCCACCGCCGACCCAACGATCACGCAGGCAGGAG GTCAGTTTTACGTGATGATGAGCCCCCCGGAGGTGCTGCAGACGACGGCCCCTCGCACCATCgccccacgcacacacacctacactgC gAAGGTGGAGGGTCCACGGGCGCCCAGAGATGAGAGGCGACGAGCACAGCACAATGAAG tggagagaagaagaagagacaagaTTAACAACTGGATCGTCACGCTTTCAAAAATCATCCCTGACTGCAGCGTCGACAGCAGAACTGGAGCG AGTAAAGGAGGCATCCTGTCCAAAGCCTGCGACTACATCCGAGAGCTGCGCCAGAGTAACCAGCGACTGCAGGAGAGCTACAAAGAGGTGGAGCGGGTCGAGATGGACAACGAGCTACTTAGACAACAG ATTGAAGAACTGAAGAATGATAATGCACTGCTTCGAGCACAGCTACAGCAGCACGGCGTAGAAGTCAACGGGGATGCAACGCCACAGTGA
- the usf2 gene encoding upstream stimulatory factor 2 isoform X3 codes for MDMLEQSLDSSASHDKQETEEVVQLQEGETVGTEEQTAVTITGVPQAAFAEHNVQYQFRTENSGGQVTYRVVQVTDDQLEATADGTGAVSVVSAAAFAGAPQAVAQAVIQNPFSNGGSPGGETVGGETRFAYFPAATVSDGTAVSVQATADPTITQAGGQFYVMMSPPEVLQTTAPRTIAPRTHTYTAKVEGPRAPRDERRRAQHNEVERRRRDKINNWIVTLSKIIPDCSVDSRTGAVSASESKGGILSKACDYIRELRQSNQRLQESYKEVERVEMDNELLRQQIEELKNDNALLRAQLQQHGVEVNGDATPQ; via the exons ATGGATATGCTGGAGCAGAGTCTGGACAGCTCGGCGAG tcacgacaaacaggaaacagaagaggTGGTGCAGCTACAGGAAG gagaGACGGTGGGGACGGAGGAGCAGACTGCAGTGACCATCACCGGCGTCCCGCAGGCTGCGTTCGCTGAGCACAATGTGCAGTACCAGTTCCGCACAGAGAACAGCGGAGGGCAG GTGACCTATCGTGTGGTCCAGGTGACAGATGATCAGTTAGAAGCAACAGCTGACGGGACCGGCGCCGTCAGCGTCGTCTCTGCCGCGGCGTTTGCCGGAGCCCCTCAGGCAGTGGCACAG GCTGTCATCCAGAACCCTTTCAGCAATGGGGGCAGTCCTGGCGGGGAGACTGTGGGAGGAGAGACACGTTTCGCCTATTTCCCGGCGGCCACCGTCAGCGATGGAACTGCCGTGTCGGTGCAGGCCACCGCCGACCCAACGATCACGCAGGCAGGAG GTCAGTTTTACGTGATGATGAGCCCCCCGGAGGTGCTGCAGACGACGGCCCCTCGCACCATCgccccacgcacacacacctacactgC gAAGGTGGAGGGTCCACGGGCGCCCAGAGATGAGAGGCGACGAGCACAGCACAATGAAG tggagagaagaagaagagacaagaTTAACAACTGGATCGTCACGCTTTCAAAAATCATCCCTGACTGCAGCGTCGACAGCAGAACTGGAGCGGTGAGTGCCTCAGAG AGTAAAGGAGGCATCCTGTCCAAAGCCTGCGACTACATCCGAGAGCTGCGCCAGAGTAACCAGCGACTGCAGGAGAGCTACAAAGAGGTGGAGCGGGTCGAGATGGACAACGAGCTACTTAGACAACAG ATTGAAGAACTGAAGAATGATAATGCACTGCTTCGAGCACAGCTACAGCAGCACGGCGTAGAAGTCAACGGGGATGCAACGCCACAGTGA